From one Paludisphaera rhizosphaerae genomic stretch:
- a CDS encoding anti-sigma factor family protein has translation MSSGHDQQRLRPEDRANLVAYIDGELTEAESRNLSTKLTHSPTARREVDLLKKTWDALDKLERPQVSEQFHDRTLTYIRSLEVKKATRFAPLAAPAAAILKLAACVLLAGAAGVGGYLAACNLWPDPDARVIRDLTLAEHLDEYLEVGGFEMLDALKNSPDFGTNRASVP, from the coding sequence ATGAGTTCAGGCCATGACCAGCAACGCCTACGGCCCGAAGACCGGGCCAACCTCGTCGCGTACATCGACGGCGAGTTGACGGAAGCCGAGTCTCGCAACCTCTCGACCAAGCTGACGCACAGTCCGACCGCTCGGCGAGAGGTTGACCTGCTCAAGAAGACCTGGGACGCTCTCGACAAATTGGAGCGGCCCCAGGTCTCTGAGCAGTTCCACGATCGAACGCTCACGTACATTCGGTCCCTCGAAGTCAAGAAGGCGACGCGTTTCGCGCCCCTTGCGGCGCCAGCCGCCGCCATCCTGAAGTTGGCGGCGTGCGTCCTGCTCGCCGGAGCGGCTGGGGTTGGCGGCTATCTCGCGGCGTGCAATCTGTGGCCCGATCCTGACGCCCGAGTGATTCGCGACTTGACGCTGGCCGAGCACCTGGACGAATACCTGGAGGTCGGTGGTTTCGAGATGCTCGACGCCCTCAAGAACTCTCCCGATTTCGGCACCAACCGCGCGAGTGTTCCATGA
- the ribD gene encoding bifunctional diaminohydroxyphosphoribosylaminopyrimidine deaminase/5-amino-6-(5-phosphoribosylamino)uracil reductase RibD encodes MQADLETGDPDMLWMTRAVREAVRGRGAVEPNPMVGAAVVRDGQLVSVGHHRRFGGPHAEVDALEEAGAAARGATLYVTLEPCCHQGKTPPCTDAILRAGIARVVAAHRDPFPKVAGGGFARLRDAGIEVRVGVGQEQAIDLNRPYLKRVVTGLPYVIAKWAMTLDGKTAVAGGDSRWISSAESRALVHKVRGCMDAILIGVGTAITDDPQLTVRPPGPRTPTRIVLDSHCRLPVDSVLVRTARETPTLVVTGASADVEAIDRLRGLGCEVLSFPNVERPPVGELLAELGSRGMTNVLVEGGGTVMGAFFEAGAVDEVDVFIAPLIEGGDHPRTAVRGVGRTLMEQAMRLNNVRRTITTPDVRIQGETHAVWRDEVQRILGSPPEGEAKPA; translated from the coding sequence ATGCAAGCTGATTTGGAGACCGGCGATCCTGACATGCTCTGGATGACGCGGGCCGTGCGCGAGGCGGTTCGCGGTCGGGGGGCCGTCGAGCCTAACCCGATGGTCGGGGCCGCCGTGGTCCGCGACGGGCAGTTGGTCTCCGTTGGACATCATCGCCGGTTCGGGGGGCCACATGCGGAAGTCGATGCGCTGGAGGAGGCCGGCGCAGCGGCGCGGGGAGCGACGCTCTACGTCACTCTCGAACCTTGCTGCCATCAGGGTAAGACGCCTCCTTGTACGGACGCGATCCTCCGCGCCGGGATTGCACGAGTCGTCGCCGCTCATCGAGATCCCTTCCCGAAGGTCGCCGGCGGTGGATTCGCCCGTCTACGCGACGCCGGCATTGAGGTCAGGGTCGGTGTCGGTCAGGAACAGGCCATCGACCTGAATCGGCCCTATTTGAAGCGAGTGGTCACCGGCCTCCCCTACGTCATCGCCAAATGGGCCATGACGCTGGACGGAAAAACGGCCGTGGCCGGAGGCGACAGCCGCTGGATCTCCTCGGCGGAGTCACGGGCTCTGGTCCACAAGGTTCGCGGGTGTATGGACGCGATCCTCATCGGCGTCGGGACCGCGATCACCGACGACCCGCAACTGACCGTCCGTCCGCCCGGCCCGAGGACTCCGACGCGAATCGTTCTCGACTCCCACTGTCGGCTTCCCGTCGACTCGGTCCTCGTCCGCACCGCTCGCGAGACGCCCACGCTCGTCGTAACCGGGGCTTCGGCCGACGTTGAGGCGATCGACCGACTCCGCGGCCTGGGATGCGAGGTGCTTTCGTTCCCCAACGTCGAGCGTCCGCCCGTGGGTGAACTTCTCGCCGAACTTGGCTCACGAGGAATGACGAACGTCCTCGTCGAGGGGGGAGGGACCGTCATGGGGGCGTTCTTCGAGGCGGGAGCGGTCGACGAGGTGGACGTGTTCATCGCGCCCTTGATCGAGGGAGGCGATCACCCCCGGACCGCGGTTCGAGGCGTGGGACGCACCTTGATGGAGCAGGCCATGCGCCTGAACAACGTCCGAAGGACGATCACAACCCCTGACGTTCGCATCCAGGGGGAAACTCATGCCGTCTGGCGGGATGAGGTCCAAAGGATTCTGGGGAGTCCGCCAGAAGGCGAGGCCAAGCCGGCTTGA
- a CDS encoding redox-sensing transcriptional repressor Rex — MDSSRNGHPNAKPAPKAVVGRVSLYLRQLETLQRQGQTKTSSDQLGEPFGIKNAQVRKDLAFFGQFGRPGIGYHIDDLILVLRRILGVDKDWPLLLVGLGNLGRALLRYRGFQSRRFHIVAIFDSDPKKIGQTHQGIVVEPLDAIRKSVATHKAALALLCVPADSAQRVAELMIAAGVRGILNFAPVPLAVPPHVSVVAVDLSIQLENLAYKVQGSLDGVSWAG, encoded by the coding sequence GTGGATTCCTCACGAAACGGGCATCCCAATGCGAAGCCGGCCCCGAAGGCCGTGGTCGGTCGCGTAAGCCTTTACCTTCGTCAGCTTGAGACGCTCCAGCGTCAGGGGCAGACGAAGACATCCAGCGACCAGCTCGGCGAGCCGTTCGGAATCAAGAACGCCCAGGTTCGGAAGGATCTCGCATTCTTCGGCCAGTTTGGGCGGCCCGGCATCGGCTACCACATCGACGACCTCATCCTCGTTCTGCGTAGGATTCTGGGGGTCGACAAGGACTGGCCTCTGCTGCTGGTGGGGCTCGGCAATCTCGGCCGGGCGCTGCTGCGTTACCGGGGCTTTCAGTCCCGGCGCTTCCACATCGTCGCGATCTTCGACTCCGACCCGAAGAAGATCGGTCAGACTCACCAGGGGATCGTCGTCGAGCCGCTGGACGCCATCCGCAAAAGCGTTGCCACGCATAAGGCCGCGCTCGCGCTTCTCTGCGTTCCGGCCGATTCCGCGCAGCGCGTGGCGGAGTTGATGATCGCCGCCGGGGTGCGCGGCATCCTCAATTTCGCACCGGTACCTCTGGCCGTTCCGCCTCACGTGAGCGTGGTCGCCGTGGATCTGAGCATCCAGCTCGAGAACCTGGCCTACAAGGTTCAGGGCTCGCTCGACGGCGTCTCGTGGGCGGGATGA
- a CDS encoding response regulator, with product MNDASHAPVYFLMVDDREENLTALEALLRRDGLVLLSARSGAEALELLLKHEVALALVDVQMPGMDGFELAELMRGAERTRRVPIIFLTAGVADQKRRFRGYGAGAVDFLGKPLEPDVLRSKVDVFFELARQRDELKAALTENARLLAETRLHAAALKNADRLKDEFLAMLAHELRNPLSATSNAVQVWKRSDRLEHHEWARQVIENQMKTFSRLIDDLLDVSRINHGKIRVQKQTLNPEPILNQALAAVAPLVEERGHVLKVEMAHGDAQVDVDATRLEQIVVNLLTNAAKYSEDGSQIRLSTQVETPELVIRVKDTGLGIAPEQLPRMFELFAQGDRSIARSEGGLGIGLTLVKSLVELHGGTIEAESPGLGHGSTFTIRLPLSQNTPESITSNGEAPSGVNRGGLVVLVVDDNADTAWGMSRLLQLHGYEVVVAGDGPAAVATARERQPDVVLLDIGLPGMNGYEVAGKLREDQGCKAVTLIAVTGYGQETDRTRARQAGFDHHFTKPVDFDQLTALLAEVRSP from the coding sequence ATGAACGACGCGTCCCACGCCCCGGTCTACTTCCTGATGGTCGACGACCGTGAGGAGAATCTCACGGCCCTTGAAGCCTTGCTGCGCCGTGACGGTCTCGTCCTCCTGTCGGCCCGATCCGGCGCCGAAGCCCTGGAACTTCTCCTGAAACACGAGGTGGCGCTGGCCCTGGTGGACGTTCAGATGCCAGGGATGGACGGCTTCGAACTGGCCGAACTGATGCGTGGGGCCGAGCGAACGCGGCGCGTACCGATCATCTTCCTCACGGCCGGGGTCGCGGACCAGAAGCGACGATTCCGCGGCTATGGGGCGGGAGCCGTCGACTTCCTGGGAAAGCCTCTGGAGCCCGACGTCTTACGAAGCAAGGTCGACGTCTTCTTCGAGTTGGCCCGCCAACGGGACGAATTGAAGGCCGCACTCACGGAGAACGCCCGCTTGCTCGCGGAAACGCGCCTGCACGCCGCGGCTCTCAAGAACGCCGACCGACTCAAGGACGAGTTCCTGGCGATGCTCGCCCACGAGTTGAGGAACCCCCTCTCCGCGACCTCGAACGCCGTTCAGGTCTGGAAGCGCAGCGACCGTCTGGAACACCACGAGTGGGCCCGGCAGGTGATTGAGAACCAAATGAAAACGTTCTCACGCCTGATCGACGATTTGTTGGACGTCTCGCGGATCAACCACGGCAAGATCCGCGTGCAAAAGCAGACCCTGAATCCGGAGCCGATTCTGAATCAGGCACTGGCGGCGGTTGCGCCGCTGGTCGAGGAACGAGGACACGTCCTGAAAGTCGAGATGGCGCACGGCGACGCCCAGGTCGACGTTGATGCGACCCGACTTGAACAGATCGTCGTCAATCTCCTGACCAACGCCGCCAAGTATTCCGAGGATGGTTCGCAGATCCGCCTCTCGACGCAAGTCGAGACGCCGGAACTCGTCATCCGAGTGAAGGACACCGGCCTTGGCATCGCTCCCGAACAGCTTCCGCGGATGTTCGAGTTGTTCGCGCAGGGAGACCGCTCGATCGCGCGATCCGAGGGAGGCCTGGGAATCGGCCTGACGCTCGTCAAATCGCTCGTCGAATTACACGGCGGGACGATTGAGGCGGAGAGTCCAGGACTGGGTCACGGCAGTACGTTCACGATTCGACTCCCCCTCTCCCAGAATACTCCCGAGTCGATCACGTCGAACGGCGAGGCTCCGTCCGGCGTCAATCGGGGCGGGTTGGTCGTTCTGGTCGTCGACGACAACGCCGACACAGCCTGGGGAATGTCGCGTCTACTCCAACTTCACGGATATGAAGTGGTCGTCGCCGGCGACGGCCCGGCGGCGGTGGCGACGGCGCGCGAGCGTCAGCCCGACGTCGTGCTGCTCGACATCGGCCTCCCGGGCATGAACGGCTACGAAGTCGCCGGCAAGCTCCGTGAGGACCAAGGGTGCAAGGCCGTCACGCTCATCGCCGTCACCGGCTATGGGCAAGAGACCGATCGCACACGCGCCCGGCAGGCGGGCTTCGATCATCACTTCACCAAACCGGTCGACTTCGACCAACTCACGGCCCTCCTGGCGGAGGTGCGATCGCCGTGA
- a CDS encoding chemotaxis protein CheB: protein MTRPQLEAVAVGASAGALEALSVVLPALPPDFPLPILVVVHLPPDRKSLMAGLLGDRCRLSVREAEDKEPAEPGTVYLAPPDYHLMVEPDRRLSLSGEEPVLFSRPSIDVLFETAAETYGPGLAGVILSGANSDGARGLRAIMNAGGVGMVQRPDTALAQTMPTSALAACPKALALDLAEIAAALRDMVESR from the coding sequence ATGACTCGACCGCAGCTTGAGGCCGTGGCGGTCGGAGCGTCGGCCGGCGCGTTGGAGGCCTTGTCGGTCGTGCTGCCGGCTCTGCCGCCCGATTTCCCTCTCCCCATTCTCGTGGTCGTCCACCTTCCTCCCGACCGCAAGAGCCTCATGGCCGGTCTCCTGGGAGACCGCTGTCGATTGAGCGTCCGAGAGGCCGAGGACAAGGAACCCGCCGAGCCTGGAACCGTTTACCTCGCGCCTCCTGACTATCATCTTATGGTCGAGCCCGACCGCCGGCTGTCGCTCTCCGGCGAGGAGCCCGTCCTCTTCTCACGCCCCTCGATCGACGTGCTGTTCGAGACCGCGGCGGAAACCTACGGCCCCGGGTTGGCGGGGGTGATTCTCTCCGGCGCGAACAGCGACGGCGCACGCGGTTTGCGAGCGATCATGAACGCCGGAGGCGTCGGCATGGTGCAGCGCCCGGACACCGCCCTCGCCCAGACCATGCCGACGTCCGCACTGGCCGCATGCCCCAAGGCTCTCGCGCTCGACCTCGCGGAGATCGCCGCGGCCCTTCGTGATATGGTGGAATCGAGATGA
- a CDS encoding CheR family methyltransferase, which produces MPETVEDIEFRLLLEAVLRKYHYDFRGYSIASLRRRLRQARERLGCRTFSQLQDCVLHDSSVFPTLLSYLTVQVSELFRDPAYFRAVREQVVPYLRTYPSLKVWVAGCSTGEEVYSLAILFREEGVEDRTMIYGTDINPEALRKAEAGVYDLDRIPLFTENHRKSGGKSSLSDYYTAAYGGAVFDKSLRRRAVFSDHSLAADEVFAEVQFVSCRNVLIYFDRELQNRAIGLFHDSLSHKGFLGLGARESLRFTEHAESFEEFDREERIYRKRGDR; this is translated from the coding sequence GTGCCTGAAACTGTTGAGGACATTGAGTTTCGGCTCCTGTTAGAAGCCGTCCTACGGAAGTATCATTACGACTTCCGGGGCTATTCGATCGCTTCGCTCAGGCGTCGCCTCCGGCAGGCGCGCGAGCGACTCGGGTGTCGAACGTTCTCTCAATTGCAGGACTGCGTTCTGCACGACTCGTCGGTCTTTCCCACCTTGCTCTCGTACCTGACGGTCCAGGTCAGCGAGTTATTCCGGGACCCCGCGTACTTTCGGGCCGTCCGGGAGCAGGTCGTTCCTTACCTCAGGACCTACCCCTCGCTGAAGGTCTGGGTTGCGGGGTGCTCGACCGGCGAGGAGGTTTATTCGCTGGCGATCCTGTTCCGTGAGGAGGGAGTCGAGGATCGGACGATGATCTACGGCACGGACATCAATCCCGAGGCGCTCCGCAAGGCCGAGGCCGGGGTCTACGATCTCGATCGCATCCCGCTGTTCACGGAGAACCATCGCAAGTCGGGCGGCAAGTCGTCGCTGTCCGACTACTATACGGCGGCTTACGGCGGAGCCGTGTTCGACAAGAGCCTGCGCCGGCGAGCCGTCTTCTCGGACCACAGCCTCGCGGCGGACGAGGTGTTCGCCGAGGTTCAGTTCGTCTCCTGTCGAAACGTCCTCATCTACTTCGACCGCGAGCTTCAAAACCGAGCGATCGGCCTGTTCCACGACTCGCTGTCTCACAAGGGATTTCTGGGCCTCGGCGCCAGAGAGAGTCTGAGGTTCACCGAGCACGCCGAGTCCTTCGAGGAATTCGACCGAGAAGAGCGGATCTACCGGAAGCGAGGCGACCGATGA
- a CDS encoding M24 family metallopeptidase, which produces MIGRNRRIAMEYAPDLSNPYISRVDGGTIEAVRKLGVDVVSSGDLIQLYEAALDDEQLQMHLDAERVTTTSFDLAWRFIADRTRNGGTVRETEVQAAILDHFEKNDLTTYSPPNVSVGPHSGDPHYEPGAGGDGVIREGDFVLIDLWGKLKKPRSIYSDLTRVGFVGSTVPEKYEAIFRIVADSRDAAVACVREAYAAGRPLQSFEVDDAARSVIQQAGYESHFTHRTGHSIGQEVHGNGAHMDNLETHEERLVLPRTCFSIEPGIYFEEFGIRSEINVFIDARKVVHVTGGLQQAVVPIRS; this is translated from the coding sequence ATGATCGGCCGCAATCGTCGCATCGCCATGGAATACGCGCCGGATCTTTCGAATCCTTACATATCGAGGGTTGACGGCGGTACGATCGAAGCTGTGCGCAAGCTAGGTGTCGATGTCGTTTCCTCGGGCGATCTGATTCAGCTCTATGAGGCGGCCCTGGATGACGAACAGTTGCAGATGCACCTCGACGCGGAGAGGGTGACCACCACCTCGTTCGACCTCGCCTGGAGATTTATCGCCGACAGGACGCGAAATGGCGGGACGGTTCGTGAAACCGAGGTGCAGGCGGCGATCCTCGACCACTTCGAAAAGAATGACCTGACCACATACAGCCCCCCCAATGTCTCGGTCGGTCCCCACAGCGGCGACCCTCACTACGAGCCTGGCGCTGGCGGCGATGGAGTCATCCGAGAGGGTGATTTCGTTCTGATCGATCTCTGGGGCAAGCTTAAGAAGCCTCGATCGATCTACAGCGACTTGACCCGCGTGGGGTTCGTTGGATCAACTGTCCCTGAGAAATACGAAGCGATCTTCCGGATCGTCGCCGACTCCCGTGACGCGGCCGTGGCCTGCGTACGAGAGGCTTACGCCGCAGGTCGACCGCTCCAGAGCTTCGAGGTCGACGACGCCGCCCGTTCGGTCATTCAGCAAGCCGGCTACGAATCGCACTTTACGCACCGGACAGGGCACAGCATCGGGCAGGAGGTCCACGGCAATGGGGCGCATATGGATAACCTAGAAACCCACGAGGAGCGACTGGTCCTTCCTCGGACGTGTTTCTCGATCGAGCCCGGAATCTACTTCGAGGAGTTCGGAATCCGAAGCGAGATCAACGTTTTCATCGACGCCCGGAAGGTGGTCCACGTAACAGGGGGACTTCAGCAAGCGGTCGTCCCGATCCGTAGCTGA
- a CDS encoding PEP-CTERM sorting domain-containing protein has translation MFKLHRTLMAAALLVAASSSSQAALISGQLAFSFTTNITMSSSNFTTSPITVTGATGGVVTATSGTFFSGATTVSAGTSPFTAPGAGPYTLTIDGKGVFTSTSISITSATSTTLYLTLKGKIAPSIAGFDPTDVILTMQFQATSTDPGSLVSGSGSLLAVPVPEPSSIALAGIGVAAAGLFGLRKRFAK, from the coding sequence GTGTTCAAGCTTCACCGCACGCTGATGGCCGCGGCCCTGCTGGTTGCTGCCAGCTCGTCCAGCCAGGCCGCGCTGATCAGCGGTCAGTTGGCCTTCAGCTTCACCACCAACATCACGATGAGTTCGTCCAACTTCACCACGAGCCCGATCACCGTCACCGGTGCCACCGGCGGCGTGGTGACCGCCACCAGCGGCACCTTCTTCTCCGGGGCGACGACGGTCAGCGCCGGAACCTCCCCGTTCACCGCTCCTGGCGCCGGCCCCTACACCCTGACGATCGACGGCAAGGGCGTCTTCACGTCCACCAGCATCTCGATCACCAGCGCCACCTCGACCACCCTTTACCTGACCTTGAAGGGTAAGATCGCTCCGTCCATCGCTGGGTTTGATCCCACCGACGTGATCCTCACGATGCAGTTCCAGGCGACCTCCACCGATCCGGGCAGCCTGGTCTCCGGCTCGGGCTCGCTGCTGGCTGTTCCCGTGCCCGAACCGAGCTCGATCGCCCTGGCCGGGATCGGCGTCGCCGCCGCCGGCCTCTTCGGCCTTCGGAAGCGCTTCGCCAAGTGA
- a CDS encoding tyrosine-type recombinase/integrase → MRPVSITRFRAEIDTLYSPPRRAKATRKQIAQVLREFAELPGVKRTSDLNPATIARWMDAHPGRTVVRTKSLLATFRAACKYAVSQNYISTNPFDFWKPNEWIRDDAEDRPRSTRPVRHKSAADLGRVLDQADREAVRGWEQRRLQALVYTYAFTGMRAGEAMHLYVSEIDLDARVLQIAAKPGWRPKTLKSAKPIPIAPPLAEVLANWLPHTGSAWAFPTRKLDRPWTTGGPGYRPLDAVKELGRRAGVEGLTILGFRKSIGTLAKAMGISQLERKDLLRHTSVETGDYYDEDDLDLLKATIAKIHYPRHQAG, encoded by the coding sequence ATGCGGCCTGTATCGATCACACGGTTTCGCGCCGAAATCGACACGCTCTACTCGCCCCCTCGGCGGGCCAAGGCGACGCGTAAGCAGATCGCCCAGGTTCTTCGGGAGTTCGCCGAGCTGCCGGGCGTCAAACGCACGTCCGACCTGAATCCGGCGACGATAGCCCGGTGGATGGACGCGCATCCCGGGCGGACCGTCGTGCGGACGAAGTCGCTGCTGGCCACTTTCCGAGCCGCGTGCAAGTACGCGGTCTCGCAGAACTACATCTCCACCAACCCGTTCGACTTCTGGAAGCCGAACGAGTGGATCCGCGACGACGCCGAAGACCGGCCCCGGTCGACTCGGCCCGTCCGGCACAAGTCGGCCGCCGACCTCGGTCGCGTCCTCGACCAGGCCGACCGCGAGGCTGTGCGGGGTTGGGAGCAACGTCGGCTGCAGGCGCTGGTGTACACCTATGCATTCACCGGCATGCGGGCCGGCGAGGCGATGCACCTGTACGTCTCGGAGATCGACCTCGACGCCCGGGTTTTGCAGATCGCGGCCAAGCCCGGTTGGCGGCCCAAGACGCTCAAGAGCGCCAAGCCGATCCCAATCGCCCCGCCGCTGGCCGAGGTCCTGGCGAACTGGCTCCCCCACACCGGATCGGCCTGGGCGTTCCCGACGCGCAAGCTCGACCGGCCCTGGACGACCGGCGGTCCCGGCTACCGTCCGCTCGACGCGGTCAAGGAACTGGGTCGGCGAGCCGGGGTCGAGGGGCTGACGATCCTGGGCTTCCGCAAGTCGATCGGCACCCTCGCGAAAGCGATGGGCATCAGCCAGCTCGAGCGGAAAGACCTGCTAAGGCATACCTCGGTCGAGACCGGGGATTACTACGACGAGGACGATCTCGACCTCCTCAAGGCGACGATCGCCAAGATCCATTACCCCCGCCATCAGGCGGGATGA
- a CDS encoding pentapeptide repeat-containing protein, whose amino-acid sequence MNKAIQSGPDYSSADLTRADFRGRDLRGATFRGAYLRDADFRGADCRGVDFRGADVSRVSFQGADLRGANFNQASLVGSNFRGAETAGAEFLGADLDRTAFDADGAKGGAA is encoded by the coding sequence ATGAACAAAGCTATCCAGAGCGGGCCCGATTACAGCAGCGCCGACCTGACCCGGGCCGACTTCCGGGGCCGGGACCTGCGGGGGGCCACCTTCCGGGGCGCGTACCTCCGAGACGCCGACTTCCGGGGAGCGGACTGCCGGGGGGTCGACTTCCGCGGGGCGGACGTCTCCCGCGTCAGCTTCCAGGGGGCCGACCTCCGGGGGGCCAACTTCAACCAGGCCAGCCTCGTCGGGTCGAACTTCCGGGGGGCCGAGACCGCCGGGGCGGAGTTCCTGGGGGCCGACCTGGATCGGACCGCGTTCGATGCGGACGGGGCGAAAGGAGGTGCGGCTTGA
- a CDS encoding coiled-coil domain-containing protein, translating to MAAGSYEHELMDEVRDARRAVAKARIAEADARTAFREAQAERMTKERALEEILDAIATGDTGRALFDRAARDREVREAEADAREAARDVMAAKPPTIEVGEDAWTRTPLKAVVKGADLVALLKGNELLTLGDLYDACSLCGDLAEALEDLAPTNIAAIDHDVRAWVAKHPGFPLDCLARPEPPRSEQIDDELHAALYPAGFDPGWLKCRSRGGLSNVEAARKLADLWPERADFRSDTEDGPGHTVRGGAKPAFWLGELAPGTNPPADLEGPDLYDAIRRILELPKLSADDVDPMEAAQVREELGEAAPGPDRVEGAVALAVCNIRSDVFDRLKRGATDAQIAEVLVNLPVARRDPESGHAWATAGGLDFAVWFAEDAAVWPDRRHATVKGDQLVAMVRKVAKIPQPKAKKAAKPKPSEARR from the coding sequence ATGGCGGCGGGATCGTATGAGCACGAACTGATGGACGAAGTCCGCGACGCGCGGCGGGCCGTGGCCAAGGCCCGGATCGCCGAGGCCGACGCGCGGACGGCGTTCCGCGAAGCCCAGGCCGAGCGGATGACGAAGGAGCGGGCCCTCGAGGAGATCCTCGACGCGATCGCAACCGGCGACACGGGCCGCGCTCTGTTCGACAGGGCCGCCCGCGACCGCGAGGTTCGCGAGGCCGAAGCGGACGCCCGCGAGGCCGCCCGCGACGTCATGGCGGCCAAGCCGCCGACGATCGAGGTGGGCGAGGACGCTTGGACGAGGACGCCGCTCAAGGCCGTGGTCAAGGGTGCCGACCTGGTCGCTCTGCTGAAGGGGAACGAGCTGCTGACGCTGGGCGATCTGTATGACGCCTGCAGTCTGTGCGGCGATCTGGCCGAGGCCCTCGAGGACCTGGCCCCGACGAACATCGCGGCGATCGACCACGACGTCCGGGCCTGGGTCGCCAAGCATCCGGGTTTCCCGCTCGACTGCCTGGCCCGGCCCGAACCGCCGCGGTCCGAACAGATCGACGACGAACTGCATGCGGCCCTCTATCCTGCCGGATTCGACCCCGGTTGGCTCAAGTGCCGATCGCGTGGAGGCCTCAGCAACGTCGAGGCCGCTCGCAAACTGGCCGACCTCTGGCCGGAGCGGGCCGACTTCCGGAGCGATACCGAGGACGGGCCCGGCCACACGGTCCGAGGCGGGGCCAAGCCGGCCTTCTGGCTGGGCGAGCTGGCCCCGGGGACGAACCCGCCGGCCGACCTCGAGGGGCCCGACCTGTACGACGCGATCCGCCGGATCCTCGAGCTGCCCAAGCTGTCGGCCGACGACGTCGACCCGATGGAGGCCGCCCAGGTCCGCGAGGAGCTGGGGGAAGCGGCTCCAGGCCCGGACCGCGTCGAGGGGGCCGTGGCGCTGGCGGTCTGCAACATCCGCAGCGATGTCTTCGACCGCCTGAAGCGCGGGGCGACCGACGCCCAGATCGCCGAGGTCCTGGTCAACCTTCCGGTCGCCCGCCGCGACCCCGAGAGCGGCCACGCCTGGGCGACCGCCGGCGGGCTCGACTTCGCCGTCTGGTTCGCCGAGGACGCGGCGGTCTGGCCCGACCGCCGCCACGCGACAGTCAAGGGCGACCAGCTCGTCGCGATGGTTCGCAAGGTCGCCAAGATCCCCCAACCCAAGGCCAAAAAAGCCGCCAAACCCAAGCCGTCGGAGGCCCGTCGATGA